Proteins found in one Plasmodium gaboni strain SY75 chromosome 13, whole genome shotgun sequence genomic segment:
- a CDS encoding putative aminomethyltransferase, whose amino-acid sequence MQKYISHFVNEFCHYKIKDSRSLFHQFYFPSFFDDLFIQKSKRRFGTYGAVTRKRQELREKFYEEKYKHNPNHVPKYSKVKKGSRGGWIKNPLKEVTKNSGNNFKYEEKIKEEISSEEEECIKKMIQMRKEVSNKRIVDEDYNELINNDYKNINISNNISNFNLFSICDNFIDKKKEIIHKIENPQHFVDKHIKNLVDTYSNINELHENYNANNKYPKTPDYLKDIYNKKNKKKKEKNQTNGNGKENENNLIDHKMEHNCIMNKNAKENEDYLNCYNEESSNGYVDNTLSNSNNNMHVDKPLFNSFIESEKLNKQHVIPLPLDEESNNDENNFIEKFECDSNNDNIKNVHMNEHDWKKLYIEDLLNYTDENDIDIGCLDIFTTLSTIDRNRKLGSYFSKNNASFILYNNCIIPSKYKEGTLNEYLHTRNKCSLFDKSYQLILKLSGNDCFYICNQFISSDIYDINNYDAFYTCIIDNKAYILDTCYVLKTEKDITLITSGYYKKGLYEFLSDYILFCKDSGMDVHIQVDINKRILSLQGPLSNMIFNDILEYYDWNNKDRSIRYLNNVIINKHNNNNNNNNNKNDIEKICTDVNTLYFKNEDNNPIKSSYFQIPYMSFKKFNVIKNGVILNDNKQNINKSLDIYEVICIRIGDTGEDGYEFIVDNNISSLFVDMFLNHKNVKLAGAYALDILRMESGFPLYGTDIIKNTSPIRASLAWTLKYKKIKEKSIFGFQNLLKEYSMKPKFLRVGILSNQLIFKTCKILSYPYKKPIGYITSCTWSPIYKKRIAQGYIRRDFAKNNEQVLISIPTDIPQDFSKKKKYKILRSRSAHKFTLAQVCALPFVEHKYQKI is encoded by the coding sequence ATgcaaaaatatatttccCATTTTGTAAATGAATTTTGtcattataaaataaaagatagTCGGTCCCTTTTTCATCAGTTTTACTTTCCTTCTTTTTTTgatgatttatttatacaaaaatCGAAAAGAAGATTCGGCACTTATGGAGCTGTAACCAGGAAAAGACAAGAACTGAGAGAAAAATTTTATGAGGAAAAATATAAGCATAACCCTAATCATGTACCAAAATATTCAAAGGTGAAAAAAGGAAGTAGAGGGGGATGGATAAAAAATCCTTTAAAAGAAGTTACAAAAAATAGTGGAAATAATTTTAAGTATGAAGAAAAgataaaagaagaaatttcatcagaagaagaagaatgtattaaaaaaatgatacaAATGAGAAAGGAAGTAAGCAATAAAAGAATCGTTGATGAAGATTATAATGAACTGattaataatgattataaaaatataaatatatcgaataatatatcaaattttaatttattttctatttgTGATAATTTCatagataaaaaaaaagaaataatacataaaatagAAAACCCTCAACATTTTGTAgataaacatataaaaaatttagTGGATACATATAGTAACATTAATGAGTTACACGAAAATTATAATGCAAATAATAAGTACCCCAAAACACCTgattatttaaaagatatatataataaaaaaaataagaaaaagaaagaaaaaaatcAAACGAATGGAAATGGcaaagaaaatgaaaataatttaattgATCACAAAATGGAACACAATTGtataatgaataaaaatgcaaaagaaaatgaagattATTTAAATTGTTACAATGAAGAGAGTTCAAATGGTTATGTAGATAATACTTTAAgtaattcaaataataatatgcATGTAGATAAGCCCTTATTCAATTCATTTATAGAATcagaaaaattaaataaacaaCATGTTATACCATTACCTCTGGATGAAGAAAGTAAcaatgatgaaaataattttatagaaaaattTGAATGTGATTctaataatgataatataaaaaatgtacaTATGAATGAACATGATTggaaaaaattatatatcGAAGATTTACTAAATTATACAgatgaaaatgatatagATATTGGATGTTTAGATATTTTTACTACATTAAGTACTATAGATAGAAATAGAAAACTAGGTTCTTATTTTTCTAAAAATAATGcttcatttattttatataataattgtattattccttcaaaatataaagagGGGACgttaaatgaatatttacATACAAGAAATAAATGCTCCTTATTTGATAAATCCTATCAActtatattaaaattaagTGGAAATGATTgcttttatatatgtaatcAATTTATATCTAgtgatatatatgatataaataattacGATGCTTTTTATACTTGTATAATAGATAATAAGGCATATATATTGGATACATGTTATGTACTAAAAACAGAAAAGGATATTACATTAATTACTTCAGGgtattataaaaaagggttatatgaatttttaaGTGATTATATCTTATTTTGTAAAGACAGTGGCATGGACGTTCATATACAAgttgatataaataaaagaattttaTCTTTACAAGGACCCCTTTCTAATATGATCTTTAATGATATACTAGAATATTATGATTGGAATAATAAAGACAGAAGTATACGTTATTTGAATAatgtaattataaataagcataataataataataataataataataataaaaatgatatagaaaaaatatgtacAGATGTAAAcacattatattttaaaaatgaagataataatcCAATTAAATCTTCATATTTTCAAATACCATATATGAgctttaaaaaatttaatgtaataaaaaacggagttatattaaatgataacaaacaaaatataaataagtCCCTTGATATCTATGAAGTCATATGTATAAGAATAGGTGATACGGGTGAAGATGGATATGAATTTATtgttgataataatataagtaGTCTTTTTGTAGACATGTTTTTAAACcataaaaatgtaaaattAGCAGGTGCATATGCATTAGATATTCTAAGAATGGAATCAGGTTTTCCTCTATATGGTACagatataattaaaaatacaaGTCCCATAAGAGCTTCACTTGCATGGACtttgaaatataaaaaaattaaagaaaaaagtaTTTTTGGATTTCAAAATTTATTGAAAGAATATAGTATGAAACCCAAATTTTTACGTGTTGGTATCTTGTCTAATcaattaatatttaaaacttgtaaaatattatcCTATCCATACAAAAAACCTATAGGATATATAACATCATGTACATGGAGTccaatatataaaaagagaATAGCGCAAGGTTATATTAGAAGAGATTTCgcaaaaaataatgaacaAGTCCTTATATCTATACCAACTGATATACCTCAAgatttttcaaaaaaaaaaaaatataaaattttacGAAGTAGATCTGCACATAAGTTTACTCTAGCTCAAGTTTGTGCATTACCGTTTGTAGAACAtaaatatcaaaaaatataa
- a CDS encoding putative krox-like protein, whose amino-acid sequence MGEGHSKSTINHGNLSEEEVQNIRKKFSLNKKELNETISTFEFIYAYPHILRPYIALVLPSFHEVLRKKNRKNKSKNSSTSNNTNNYGLNYAINILFSKSNKKISNEISLQDIINILSYLHNVKSRIIIRILFLSFLRYSITNNNDTIKLNILEENDIENENNNDELNITKIVESNIKREDCCMATDTYEPNIYDDPQNNNNDNDINDEYFLYKKRSSFDLVYSDSNVNTINKNNKKERNYKFIKDNIFIVEKNKITSQYPQNFIVKDLISIEEAIHHLFTYMYIEQLYLLCPSNMLFKLSNVTQLAEKDFPINNIKLKCYDDSIINRQNSWDLAFFFKELSCSLETNLDFKNIVIGFRLYANSIDNNKNSIDSLVIEYINSTFTNMSSNYSNVTWKHFMNKENVLTEGINKDNKKKKKQSNTSETDIQLEEEDQKENYIFDQNEIPNINDICINSIELIHSIYTNMKKKEIAKKDNKNKLLDNDTYKQSESIIELQNTSNGWRGLFLNESSKILTDEIAFSLRQCSPCFSNNVWYRLYASWKQGTSFNRFMSSLFHYPSPIVIVIKTNDNQILGGVCTTPLKDSHLYHGCSNDFLFAAYPVFRIIRTNQFGTNYVYLNSKNSFYPKGLGFGGKPECFRLFLSDEFKDSYCTESDFTYKSGHLYFPQQKNKKGKKNNYTNGSSDSKDGDNQDDKNKSEELEEHEQEIDDEEDDLNSYSFLYKLSINEVEAWGCGDEKALQEQKLIIQNEEACKQERRTTDKSKMVQNSFDKEFLLPKVFSVGKYEELKPST is encoded by the coding sequence atggGAGAGGGACATTCTAAAAGTACAATTAATCATGGTAATTTGAGTGAAGAAGAAGTTCAAAATATTAGGAAGAAATTTAGTttgaataaaaaagaattaaatgAAACTATTAGTACATTTGAATTTATTTACGCATATCCACATATATTAAGACCTTATATTGCCTTAGTACTTCCTTCTTTTCATGAAGTGCTACGAAAAAAGAATAGGAAgaataaaagtaaaaatagTAGTACTTctaataatacaaataacTATGGTTTAAATTATgctataaatatattatttagTAAAAGCAATAAAAAGATTAGTAATGAAATATCATTAcaagatataataaatattttatcatatttacATAATGTTAAGAGcagaattattattaggATATTGTTCTTAAGTTTTCTAAGGTATAgtataacaaataataacgatactataaaattaaatatattagaagaaaatgatatagaaaatgaaaataataatgatgaatTAAATATCACAAAAATTGTTGAATCGAATATTAAAAGGGAAGATTGCTGTATGGCTACGGATACATATGAAcctaatatatatgatgatcctcaaaataataataatgataatgatataaatgatgaatattttttatataagaaaCGTAGTTCTTTTGATTTAGTATATTCCGATTCAAATGTaaatacaataaataagaataataaaaaagaaagaaattataaatttattaaagataatatatttattgttgaaaaaaataaaattacaAGTCAATATCCACAGAATTTTATAGTTAAAGATTTAATTTCAATAGAAGAAGCAATACATCATCtttttacatatatgtatatagaacaattgtatttattatgcCCAAGTAATAtgttatttaaattatcaaaTGTAACTCAGTTAGCTGAAAAAGATTTTCctataaataatataaaattgaaATGCTATGATGATTCTATAATTAATAGACAAAATAGTTGGGACTTggcttttttttttaaagaattatCATGTTCATTAGAAACAAATTTagattttaaaaatattgttataGGTTTTAGATTATATGCTAATTctatagataataataaaaattctATAGATTCACTTGtaattgaatatataaattcGACTTTTACTAATATGAGTAGTAATTATTCGAATGTAACATGGAAACATTTTATGAATAAGGAAAATGTATTAACAGAAGGAATTAATAAAGAtaacaagaaaaaaaaaaaacaatcGAATACTTCTGAAACAGATATACAATTAGAAGAGGAAGatcaaaaagaaaattatatttttgatcaaaatgaaataccaaatataaatgatatatgtattaatagTATTGAATTAATACATTCGATATATActaatatgaaaaaaaaggaaatagcaaaaaaagataataaaaataagttATTGGATAATGATACATATAAGCAATCAGAATCTATTATTGAATTACAGAATACTTCGAATGGATGGAGAggattatttttaaatgaatCTAGTAAAATATTAACAGATGAAATAGCTTTTAGTTTAAGACAATGTTCACCTTGTTTTAGTAATAATGTATGGTATAGATTATATGCCTCATGGAAACAAGGAACTAGTTTTAATAGATTTATGAGTTCTCTTTTTCATTATCCATCTCCTATCgtaatagtaataaaaacaaatgatAATCAGATATTAGGAGGAGTATGTACAACACCCTTAAAGGATTCTCATTTATATCATGGTTGTTCTAATGATTTCCTTTTTGCAGCTTATCCTGTATTCCGTATTATTAGAACAAATCAATTTGGTACAAACTATGTATACTTAAATAGTAAAAATAGTTTCTATCCAAAAGGATTAGGTTTTGGTGGGAAACCTGAATGTTTTAGATTATTTTTAAGTGATGAATTTAAAGATTCTTATTGTACCGAAAGTGATTTTACATACAAAAGTGgacatttatattttccacagcagaaaaataaaaaaggaaaaaaaaataattatacaaATGGTTCATCAGATAGTAAGGATGGTGATAATCAAGATGATAAAAACAAAAGTGAAGAATTAGAAGAACACGAACAAGAAATAGATGACGAGGAAGATGATTTAAAttcatattcatttttatacaAATTATCAATCAACGAAGTTGAAGCTTGGGGATGTGGTGATGAAAAAGCATTACAAGaacaaaaattaattatacAAAATGAAGAAGCATGTAAACAAGAGAGAAGAACAACTGATAAATCTAAAATGGTACAAAATAGTTTTGATAAAGAATTTTTACTTCCTAAAGTTTTTTCTGTTGgaaaatatgaagaatTAAAACCGAGTACATAA